The Augochlora pura isolate Apur16 chromosome 4, APUR_v2.2.1, whole genome shotgun sequence genome segment AAGGGACGGTACAATTTTTCAAGGACCACGAAGGGTATACGTTTCTCGGCCAGATTCTCCGTCCCAGGAAGTATGGAAGGCACCCGAGTCTGCTCTACGAGGTTCGGTCGTCCAGGCAAACCAAGTGGATCGAGAACGAGCAGCTTCGCGAGCGGAACAGCTTTCTCGTCTAGATTATCCGAGCCTGGGAGCAGAGGCGAGACCATTCCCATGGGTGTCGAGGGGCTCCCATCGACCCGAGGCGACACTGGAACTGCCACAACCCCGTAGGCACCCAGTAGCAGCACGACGATCTGCAATTATTTGTTGGACATCCCACCATTccactttaattattttccctTAAGAGaacaagataatttttctgtattttattctgtttcctTTCATTTCTTGGTTTCGatgacagaaataattatattttgcttccgtttagaagaaatgaacgACATTCGCATCCAGTAAATTTTGTACGAAATCTTCAACACAGGTCTCATTCGTTGTTagaatgcaaggggttaataaagaCTTCTAACACTTGTAATAAATGTTGGAAAAACttcttcaataaattatattcttgttaaaatattagaaaagttGCAACAGTTGTTGCACTTTATCACGAGTGTAATACGATTGTTTTTGATGCTGGGAGCTTAGAAACCATCAGgcttttacatttcttttttataattgtataaagaattatatatcgtactgtatacttttataattttgatacacgtGTCTCTTCTCCGGCATAgttagttttaatttatcgaactAGTTTTAATTGAACTTTACACCTATATACATTCTAAATGtctaaacatttaaatataactaagGCAACTTTC includes the following:
- the LOC144468885 gene encoding uncharacterized protein LOC144468885 yields the protein MIEIVVLLLGAYGVVAVPVSPRVDGSPSTPMGMVSPLLPGSDNLDEKAVPLAKLLVLDPLGLPGRPNLVEQTRVPSILPGTENLAEKRIPFVVLEKLYRPFADEVWNSSDSRA